Proteins co-encoded in one Chitinivibrio alkaliphilus ACht1 genomic window:
- the acpP gene encoding acyl carrier protein: protein MSDNLKKVQEVVAEQLGIEESEVTAEKKFVEDLGADSLDLAELVMELEEKFEIEDGIPEEDSEKFATVQDVLDYVEKQ from the coding sequence GTGAGTGATAATTTGAAAAAAGTGCAGGAAGTTGTAGCAGAGCAACTCGGAATTGAAGAGTCAGAGGTGACGGCGGAAAAGAAATTTGTTGAGGATCTTGGAGCCGACTCTCTTGATCTTGCCGAGCTTGTTATGGAGCTTGAAGAAAAGTTTGAAATTGAAGATGGTATTCCTGAGGAAGACTCTGAGAAGTTTGCCACAGTACAGGATGTGTTAGATTACGTAGAAAAGCAGTAA